A portion of the Solea senegalensis isolate Sse05_10M linkage group LG17, IFAPA_SoseM_1, whole genome shotgun sequence genome contains these proteins:
- the hmgn3 gene encoding high mobility group nucleosome-binding domain-containing protein 3 isoform X2: MPKRKSPEGSEGKESSKVTKQEKPVPPKAEVKPKKAIVKKVAEEKGAKAKKGSAKGKKEDGHTQNGETKNNEIYVSRPSVSVSSVRSTAPSLMSVRGQSDTVRVKDNWLHQWPARENRQEGSTRGRSCKLTCTITRF; encoded by the exons ATGCCGAAGAGAAAG TCTCCAGAGGGTTCTGAGGGCAAGGAGTCctccaaagtcacaaaacaagag AAACCTGTTCCACCTAAGGCTGAGGTCAAGCCCAAGAAGGCCATCGTCAAg AAGGTGGCTGAAGAGAAGGGGGCGAAGGCAAAGAAAGGCAGTGCGAAGGGTAAGAAGGAAGATGGCCACACCCAGAATGGAGAGACCAAGAACAATGAG atctatGTGTCTCGTCCGTCTGTCAGTGTGTCGTCCGTCAGAAGCACAGCTCCCTCCTTGATGTCAGTGAGAGGGCAGAGTGATACAGTCAGAGTCAAGG ACAACTGGCTCCACCAGTGGCCAGCCAGAGAAAACAGACAGGAGGGGTCCACTCGAGGGAGATCATGCAAACTCACATGCACTATCACAAGATTTTGA
- the hmgn3 gene encoding high mobility group nucleosome-binding domain-containing protein 3 isoform X3 — protein MPKRKSPEGSEGKESSKVTKQEPTRRSERLSAKPVPPKAEVKPKKAIVKKVAEEKGAKAKKGSAKGKKEDGHTQNGETKNNEIYVSRPSVSVSSVRSTAPSLMSVRGQSDTVRVKGN, from the exons ATGCCGAAGAGAAAG TCTCCAGAGGGTTCTGAGGGCAAGGAGTCctccaaagtcacaaaacaagag CCCACCAGAAGGTCAGAGAGATTGTCAGCG AAACCTGTTCCACCTAAGGCTGAGGTCAAGCCCAAGAAGGCCATCGTCAAg AAGGTGGCTGAAGAGAAGGGGGCGAAGGCAAAGAAAGGCAGTGCGAAGGGTAAGAAGGAAGATGGCCACACCCAGAATGGAGAGACCAAGAACAATGAG atctatGTGTCTCGTCCGTCTGTCAGTGTGTCGTCCGTCAGAAGCACAGCTCCCTCCTTGATGTCAGTGAGAGGGCAGAGTGATACAGTCAGAGTCAAGG gtaactga
- the hmgn3 gene encoding high mobility group nucleosome-binding domain-containing protein 3 isoform X4: MPKRKSPEGSEGKESSKVTKQEKPVPPKAEVKPKKAIVKKVAEEKGAKAKKGSAKGKKEDGHTQNGETKNNEIYVSRPSVSVSSVRSTAPSLMSVRGQSDTVRVKGN; the protein is encoded by the exons ATGCCGAAGAGAAAG TCTCCAGAGGGTTCTGAGGGCAAGGAGTCctccaaagtcacaaaacaagag AAACCTGTTCCACCTAAGGCTGAGGTCAAGCCCAAGAAGGCCATCGTCAAg AAGGTGGCTGAAGAGAAGGGGGCGAAGGCAAAGAAAGGCAGTGCGAAGGGTAAGAAGGAAGATGGCCACACCCAGAATGGAGAGACCAAGAACAATGAG atctatGTGTCTCGTCCGTCTGTCAGTGTGTCGTCCGTCAGAAGCACAGCTCCCTCCTTGATGTCAGTGAGAGGGCAGAGTGATACAGTCAGAGTCAAGG gtaactga
- the hmgn3 gene encoding high mobility group nucleosome-binding domain-containing protein 3 isoform X1, producing the protein MPKRKSPEGSEGKESSKVTKQEPTRRSERLSAKPVPPKAEVKPKKAIVKKVAEEKGAKAKKGSAKGKKEDGHTQNGETKNNEIYVSRPSVSVSSVRSTAPSLMSVRGQSDTVRVKDNWLHQWPARENRQEGSTRGRSCKLTCTITRF; encoded by the exons ATGCCGAAGAGAAAG TCTCCAGAGGGTTCTGAGGGCAAGGAGTCctccaaagtcacaaaacaagag CCCACCAGAAGGTCAGAGAGATTGTCAGCG AAACCTGTTCCACCTAAGGCTGAGGTCAAGCCCAAGAAGGCCATCGTCAAg AAGGTGGCTGAAGAGAAGGGGGCGAAGGCAAAGAAAGGCAGTGCGAAGGGTAAGAAGGAAGATGGCCACACCCAGAATGGAGAGACCAAGAACAATGAG atctatGTGTCTCGTCCGTCTGTCAGTGTGTCGTCCGTCAGAAGCACAGCTCCCTCCTTGATGTCAGTGAGAGGGCAGAGTGATACAGTCAGAGTCAAGG ACAACTGGCTCCACCAGTGGCCAGCCAGAGAAAACAGACAGGAGGGGTCCACTCGAGGGAGATCATGCAAACTCACATGCACTATCACAAGATTTTGA
- the enpp5 gene encoding ectonucleotide pyrophosphatase/phosphodiesterase family member 5 isoform X2: MLGCSLRGGCSPLVFLWALLLLPPLVSPHSLNEQHGSRSHSVKDKPKLLLVSFDGFRWDYIDRVPTPNFRLLMDEGVTVEQVENIYITKTFPNHYTLVTGLYAETHGIVANEMYDPTLNRSFSIETESIYDPRWWEEAVPLWVTIQKSGGRSGAAMWPGSDVKIHGMFPSQFLPYNSSVSFETRVGRIIDWFSAPKEDAVDFGVLYWEEPDESGHLLGPQSSLMDAVIAGIDEKLGFLINELKKAGLFEKVNLIVTSDHGMTQLFADNIIELDEYVSRDLYTLVDRSPVVGILPKEGKLSEVYDKLVDANPNMMVYKKEEIPTRFHYQHSVRIMPIVLEAKEGWTIMQNRSGPFMLGNHGYDNTLRSMQPVFVARGPAFRQDYVKTTMRSVDLYPLMCHILSIRPLPNNGSLANVQDLLSPDSAPPAPSAPPRVDEYSYAPVVGSFLSVVMVLGFLVVYVREVTLKQLPSLKHRRREMSQPLLQEDLHL, encoded by the exons atGCTGGGCTGCTCGCTGCGAGGAGGCTGCAGTCCTCTGGTCTTCCTCTGggccctgctgctgcttccgCCTCTGGTTTCCCCTCATAGCTTGAATGAGCAGCATGGGAGCAGAAGCCACAGTGTGAAGGACAAGCCCAAGCTGCTTCTTGTGTCCTTCGACGGCTTTCGCTGGGACTATATCGATCGCGTCCCGACGCCTAACTTCCGCCTCCTCATGGATGAAGGGGTGACGGTGGAGCAGGTGGAGAACATTTACATCACCAAAACGTTCCCCAACCACTACACCCTGGTGACAGGCCTGTACGCCGAGACGCACGGCATTGTGGCCAATGAGATGTACGATCCCACCCTCAACCGCTCTTTCTCCATTGAGACGGAGAGCATTTATGATCCGCGGTGGTGGGAGGAGGCGGTGCCTCTCTGGGTGACCATCCAGAAATCTGGAGGCCGGAGTGGGGCTGCAATGTGGCCTGGGTCTGATGTGAAGATCCATGGCATGTTCCCCTCCCAGTTCCTCCCCTACAACTCCTCAGTCTCCTTTGAAACCCGAGTGGGGCGGATTATTGACTGGTTCTCTGCACCTAAAGAGGACGCGGTGGATTTTGGAGTCCTGTATTGGGAGGAGCCCGATGAAAGCGGCCACCTCCTGGGCCCTCAGAGTTCCCTCATGGATGCAGTCATCGCCGGGATCGACGAGAAGCTCGGCTTCCTCATAAATGAGCTAAAGAAAGCCGGGTTGTTTGAGAAGGTGAACCTGATAGTGACCAGCGACCATGGGATGACGCAGCTTTTCGCTGATAACATCATAGAACTGGATGAGTATGTCAGCAGGGACCTGTACACTTTGGTGGATAGGAGTCCGGTGGTGGGGATTCTGCCCAAAGAAG ggaagctcagcgaGGTGTACGACAAGCTGGTGGATGCAAACCCCAACATGATGGTGTACAAGAAGGAGGAAATCCCCACGCGCTTCCACTATCAGCACAGCGTCCGCATCATGCCCATCGTCTTAGAGGCCAAGGAGGGCTGGACCATCATGCAGAACAGGAGCGGGCCCTTCATGT TGGGAAACCACGGCTATGACAACACCCTGCGCAGCATGCAGCCTGTGTTTGTGGCCCGTGGACCAGCCTTTCGCCAGGATTATGTGAAAACCACCATGCGCTCAGTCGATCTTTACCCTCTCATGTGCCACATCCTGTCTATCCGGCCTCTGCCGAACAACGGCTCCCTTGCCAACGTTCAGGACCTGCTGTCCCCGGACTCGGCTCCACCCGCTCCCAGCGCTCCTCCCAGGGTCGATGAGTACTCCTACGCCCCCGTCGTGGGCTCTTTCCTGAGCGTGGTGATGGTGTTGGGCTTTTTGGTTGTCTACGTCCGAGAAGTGACGCTCAAACAGCTGCCCTCGCTAAAGCACAGACGCAGGGAGATGTCGCAGCCTTTACTGCAAGAGGACTTGCACCTGTAG
- the hmgn3 gene encoding high mobility group nucleosome-binding domain-containing protein 3 isoform X5 gives MPKRKSPEGSEGKESSKVTKQEPTRRSERLSAKPVPPKAEVKPKKAIVKKVAEEKGAKAKKGSAKGKKEDGHTQNGETKNNEVTEAAEEEEEEEEAEDEKA, from the exons ATGCCGAAGAGAAAG TCTCCAGAGGGTTCTGAGGGCAAGGAGTCctccaaagtcacaaaacaagag CCCACCAGAAGGTCAGAGAGATTGTCAGCG AAACCTGTTCCACCTAAGGCTGAGGTCAAGCCCAAGAAGGCCATCGTCAAg AAGGTGGCTGAAGAGAAGGGGGCGAAGGCAAAGAAAGGCAGTGCGAAGGGTAAGAAGGAAGATGGCCACACCCAGAATGGAGAGACCAAGAACAATGAG gtaactgaggcagcagaggaggaggaggaggaggaggaggcggaggatgAGAAGGCTTGA
- the enpp5 gene encoding ectonucleotide pyrophosphatase/phosphodiesterase family member 5 isoform X1: protein MCHHTHNTMLGCSLRGGCSPLVFLWALLLLPPLVSPHSLNEQHGSRSHSVKDKPKLLLVSFDGFRWDYIDRVPTPNFRLLMDEGVTVEQVENIYITKTFPNHYTLVTGLYAETHGIVANEMYDPTLNRSFSIETESIYDPRWWEEAVPLWVTIQKSGGRSGAAMWPGSDVKIHGMFPSQFLPYNSSVSFETRVGRIIDWFSAPKEDAVDFGVLYWEEPDESGHLLGPQSSLMDAVIAGIDEKLGFLINELKKAGLFEKVNLIVTSDHGMTQLFADNIIELDEYVSRDLYTLVDRSPVVGILPKEGKLSEVYDKLVDANPNMMVYKKEEIPTRFHYQHSVRIMPIVLEAKEGWTIMQNRSGPFMLGNHGYDNTLRSMQPVFVARGPAFRQDYVKTTMRSVDLYPLMCHILSIRPLPNNGSLANVQDLLSPDSAPPAPSAPPRVDEYSYAPVVGSFLSVVMVLGFLVVYVREVTLKQLPSLKHRRREMSQPLLQEDLHL, encoded by the exons AT gtgtcatcacacacacaacacgatGCTGGGCTGCTCGCTGCGAGGAGGCTGCAGTCCTCTGGTCTTCCTCTGggccctgctgctgcttccgCCTCTGGTTTCCCCTCATAGCTTGAATGAGCAGCATGGGAGCAGAAGCCACAGTGTGAAGGACAAGCCCAAGCTGCTTCTTGTGTCCTTCGACGGCTTTCGCTGGGACTATATCGATCGCGTCCCGACGCCTAACTTCCGCCTCCTCATGGATGAAGGGGTGACGGTGGAGCAGGTGGAGAACATTTACATCACCAAAACGTTCCCCAACCACTACACCCTGGTGACAGGCCTGTACGCCGAGACGCACGGCATTGTGGCCAATGAGATGTACGATCCCACCCTCAACCGCTCTTTCTCCATTGAGACGGAGAGCATTTATGATCCGCGGTGGTGGGAGGAGGCGGTGCCTCTCTGGGTGACCATCCAGAAATCTGGAGGCCGGAGTGGGGCTGCAATGTGGCCTGGGTCTGATGTGAAGATCCATGGCATGTTCCCCTCCCAGTTCCTCCCCTACAACTCCTCAGTCTCCTTTGAAACCCGAGTGGGGCGGATTATTGACTGGTTCTCTGCACCTAAAGAGGACGCGGTGGATTTTGGAGTCCTGTATTGGGAGGAGCCCGATGAAAGCGGCCACCTCCTGGGCCCTCAGAGTTCCCTCATGGATGCAGTCATCGCCGGGATCGACGAGAAGCTCGGCTTCCTCATAAATGAGCTAAAGAAAGCCGGGTTGTTTGAGAAGGTGAACCTGATAGTGACCAGCGACCATGGGATGACGCAGCTTTTCGCTGATAACATCATAGAACTGGATGAGTATGTCAGCAGGGACCTGTACACTTTGGTGGATAGGAGTCCGGTGGTGGGGATTCTGCCCAAAGAAG ggaagctcagcgaGGTGTACGACAAGCTGGTGGATGCAAACCCCAACATGATGGTGTACAAGAAGGAGGAAATCCCCACGCGCTTCCACTATCAGCACAGCGTCCGCATCATGCCCATCGTCTTAGAGGCCAAGGAGGGCTGGACCATCATGCAGAACAGGAGCGGGCCCTTCATGT TGGGAAACCACGGCTATGACAACACCCTGCGCAGCATGCAGCCTGTGTTTGTGGCCCGTGGACCAGCCTTTCGCCAGGATTATGTGAAAACCACCATGCGCTCAGTCGATCTTTACCCTCTCATGTGCCACATCCTGTCTATCCGGCCTCTGCCGAACAACGGCTCCCTTGCCAACGTTCAGGACCTGCTGTCCCCGGACTCGGCTCCACCCGCTCCCAGCGCTCCTCCCAGGGTCGATGAGTACTCCTACGCCCCCGTCGTGGGCTCTTTCCTGAGCGTGGTGATGGTGTTGGGCTTTTTGGTTGTCTACGTCCGAGAAGTGACGCTCAAACAGCTGCCCTCGCTAAAGCACAGACGCAGGGAGATGTCGCAGCCTTTACTGCAAGAGGACTTGCACCTGTAG